In Acaryochloris marina S15, a single genomic region encodes these proteins:
- the urtE gene encoding urea ABC transporter ATP-binding subunit UrtE, producing the protein MVNVTAGYGQTPVLFDVDLSVAEGEIACLLGRNGVGKTTLLRSIIGLNPLTSGSISFNDVDITKAPTYKRARKGIAYIPQGREIIPYLTVLDNLKMGFSASGKKVKRIPSEIFDFFPMLKDHLQRQGGLLSGGQQQQLAIARGVMCNPKIMLLDEPTEGIQPSIVQEIEDTLRRINLEKGITIIVVEQKIEFARKLAQKFFIMEKGAIVEKGKTDRLTDSLLHRYLAV; encoded by the coding sequence ATGGTGAATGTCACGGCTGGCTATGGCCAAACCCCGGTCTTATTTGATGTTGACCTGTCTGTTGCAGAAGGAGAAATAGCCTGTTTGTTGGGGCGAAATGGTGTAGGTAAAACGACGTTGCTACGCAGCATTATTGGTTTGAATCCCTTAACTAGCGGTAGTATCTCTTTCAATGATGTTGATATTACAAAGGCTCCTACCTATAAGCGTGCTAGAAAAGGAATTGCCTATATCCCTCAAGGCCGAGAAATTATTCCCTACTTAACGGTGCTAGATAATCTAAAAATGGGTTTCAGTGCAAGTGGCAAGAAGGTTAAGCGAATTCCATCTGAAATTTTTGATTTTTTCCCAATGCTAAAAGATCATTTACAGCGTCAGGGAGGATTGTTGAGCGGAGGACAACAACAACAGCTTGCTATTGCTCGGGGCGTAATGTGTAACCCTAAAATCATGTTACTGGATGAGCCGACAGAAGGCATTCAGCCCTCTATTGTTCAAGAGATTGAAGATACCTTGAGACGTATCAATTTAGAGAAAGGAATCACGATCATAGTGGTTGAACAAAAAATAGAGTTTGCTCGTAAGTTAGCTCAGAAGTTTTTCATCATGGAAAAGGGAGCTATTGTGGAAAAGGGTAAGACAGATAGACTCACTGATTCTTTGTTGCATCGCTATTTAGCTGTATAA